acaagatgggggatacttggctcagcaatactacaaacgagaaggatcttggaattgttgtagatcgcaagctgaatatgagccaacagtgcaatatggctgcaagagaggcaaatgctattttgggctgcattaatagaagtatagcttccaaatcacgtgaggtcctggttccgctatattcggccctggttaggcctcatctagagtattgagtccagttctgggctccacaattcaagaaggacgcagacaagctggagggggttcagaggagggcaactagaatgatcaggggtctggaaacaaagccctatgaagagagactgaaagaactgggcatgtttagcctggagaagagaagattgaggggagacatgatagcactcttcagacacttgaaaggttgtcacacagaggatggccaggatctcttcttcatcctcccagagtgcaggacacggaataatgggctcaagtgacaggaagccagattccggctggacatcaggaaaaacttcctgactgttagagcagtacgacaatggaacccatgacctagggagatggtgggctctccctcactagaggccttcaagaggcagctggacaagcatctgtcggggatgctttagggtggattcctgcactgagcggggggttggacttgatggccttatgggccccttccaactctactattctatgattctatgattctaattttgaGTGGCAGGAAAAGGGATGGATCCCCACCGTACACAAGCCTCAATTGCTCAAAAACCTGATTTTGTGGAAGGACCCTCTAAGGAAGCCTGTCAGGGTCCAAATTTGGATGCAGAAGCACATGGCCGGGAGTTTATGATGGCTGCTTATTGGTGAAAgaaaagcactttgcacatgctctgaaGTACAGTCTGCTTTATTACTGCTTCAGATATTCCACAAGAGAGTCCTGGCATGAAAAAAATAGCATGTTCTGGAGCTAAGCCTCAGGACTCCTACCGCCCAGCTACTGGACAGGGAAGCTGACACCGGCGCCCACCACGAAGGGCAGCCCAGCAAGAGCAGGAATGATTATCTTTGGTCGCTATTCTGAACGCCTCTTCTTTCGATAGAGATAGACCACGCCGGAGATATAATCCAGGCCCTGCGTGGATTCCTGCCCTGACGTTGCCCGCTCCCATTTCTCCACTTCCTGCACCACGACCTTTTCCCACAATCCTCGCTGCTCCAGTTCGTCCATCAGCTGCTGCAATTCGGTTTTGTAGCGCAAGTTGGTCTGGTTGTCCCGCGTGGTCAAGCACAGATATCCTCCTGTTTGGGGCAAGGAGGACACAAGATTTAACTGACCGGGTCAGCAGAGCAACTTATAGAAGTGACAGTTTCACTTCTAtaaaagcagcagaggctgtaGGCTCTGgtatcagtggggtagtgaatccgctccgggtttcagacagaaccagtcagaactctaaaggagttctccaaggttggagaactcctttagagttctgactggttccgcctgaaacccggagtggattcactaccccactgacaccagagccaccagcctctactgtataAAACTAAAAGTATTGTTGGGTGCATAAGACCCTCTAACAGCATCCCTGCCCCACTTCAAACACACCTCACTCTCACCAGAAGAAGCTGAAAATGAAAGCCCGGAAAAGGGTGAAAATGTTTCCTCGTCAGTTTCACCGCAGAGAGAACAGAGAAACTGACCAGGTTGTCTGTTCATGTTTCCCACACAAAGAAGAGAGGTCATTCCCAGATTTGTGCAATTTTACTGGGGAAAAGAGTGGACGGaggactaaaataataataataatgcagttcAGAGGGAGAACGTGTCAGTGGTGGTACAAAAAAATGCTGGAAGGTGGCCAAAACGCGACTGTAAATTCTCCTCCTTGTGTGGCTGTCAATCAGTTTTGAAAGCCTAATAGAAGCGTGTTTAAatggcatttttcttcttttggtgcATGTGCGCCCCCAATAGCAGGGGAGAAGCCTTAATGGGCCATGTGTGAAATGAGCCAAGGAAGAGATTTCCAAGCAACTAGAAGCCGGCAGAACCTTTCCTCTGCTCCAGGCTCTTCCAAGTCGGTTTTTTTTCATTCCGTTCTGCTGTTGATCTGGTTAGAAAAGCGTCCAAACAGCAGCACCACCTGGTGACCACAGAGTCTCACAGGTAAAAGCCTTGCAGGATCAGACCCACGGTCTACTCGGTCCAGCATTCTGCGTCCAACGGTGCTTCCAAACGGAGGTCTCCTCGCGCAAACCCATCAAAAGGCATTGAGTGTCTGTTttgcctttccttccttttcaggtaaggaaaaaagacagaagcagacgtgggaaaacacagggcggTTGTCATTTACGAACGGAAACTTTGGCTTTATTCCGTCATTTTGTACTTTTTTGGCTTTTTTATAtcacatttcattttgtttctgtaTCTGAGCATTGTTCTGTGAACTGGAAAAGTCAGAAACAAAATGAAGGAGGAcgtaatcttatttatttattaatttattacattttttttaaccgcccaagagctgaagctcttatgcatgtttagagagaaagtcctacaacaactcccagcatcccccagacggctcctgctgggagttgtaggacgttttctcTGCCCTCCTCCTCTGCACCTGGGTCCCTCCAGCAAAAGCCTTACCTGGCTTGGTGACCCGAAGCAACTCAGGGACGATGCTGATAGGGACCTGCCCCTCGCTGAGCGCCCCCACAATCAGGACAGCGTCGTAGCAGCCTGGGGAGAAGACACAGCGCTTCTTAGCCATGGGGAGGCCAGCCCCTGACTTCTTGGGGGGTGCCAGCCCACTGTCCGAGCCACCCCGAACCCATTTCTGGAGCCAAGCCTGTTCCCCTCGTTACCTTCAGGGGCCGGGAGAACCTCCTGGCCCAGCAGGCACCGCTTCAGCTCCTGGTACAGCCCCTTCTTGCCGGCACACGCCAACATCTCCTGGCTGCCATCCAGGCCGTGGAAGCGATGAAACCCCGTGGCCTGAAGCTTAGAACGTACGGCGTAAGTCACATGACCCTGGCCCGGaaccccatctctcccccctcccctggattGATGGGGAGCCCCATCTGCCAAGGTCGCTTTGGGCATGGCTCGCATGCCGCATTTAATTGAGTCGTGCAGGCTTCCTCAGCCTTCCAGGTCGGTTGCattacaaaccccatcatccccagccgtaCAGCccgatacatctggagggtgctgggttggggggggggctgatttAGCCTACTCGACTGTGCGACACTAGAATGCAAAGTTATGCAGATGAGACCCGTTaattaatcttttaaaaaaagctctagCAGAGTTTCAGAGCTTTAGCCCAGGGCAAGGGGGACCATAAATCCATCCCTCTTGGGTTGCCAAGATGGCCACCTCCACAGGATACTCCCTCTTCCTGGATACCACCCTTTTTCACCTGGCCAGTTACCTCCTGAGCCACGAGTCCAGTGCCACAGGCCACGTCAAGCACCAGAGCATCCTCAAGGGGTCCCTGAAAAGCGGAGGCGAGGCAGGCCGCTGCCAGCCGGGGGGCTTGATACTCCAACACTCCCACATCCTAAAGGAGAAAAAAGGGAGTCTCATTTGAACGGAGGACGTCCTCGTTGGCACCACTAACCACTAATAGAAAATAAACAGATCACCGACAAaactataatttttaaaaagatttgttTTATATTAGTTTATAGACAAACAGGTTTTAAACTGACATGCCAGGTTTGGTCACAACTGCTGCTCCTCAACGGAGGCAGGAGGCCCGATCAGGGACAGAGCAGGAGCAAAGCCtgaccggggtggggggacacgGGGGACCGAGTTCCACAGCCCCTCAAACCGCATCAATAAACCTCCTGGCTTGTTTCTTTCCATCCTATCGTGTTTCAGCAGATGAATCAACTGGGTCTAAGCAGTAATCAAAGCGTTAAAACGATAACGGCTGCTAATCAGACAGGATATTGACCGTGGGGAGTGAAGGAGGGGTTTGCCGGCAGGACTTTTATGGCCGAGACGCGGACCTTTGCCCCCCCACGTCCAAAAAGGACACGCTGTGATTTCCACTGATGGCTCCGCTCCAGACGCTGCGGAGGAGAGTCCTGGCTTGGAAACGGGGCCTGTGGGCTCTCTCAGGCTGCGATGGAGGCCGATTTGGATGGCAAGCTCAGGGCAACCTTGGCCTGCCCCAAACAGGCAGGATCCAAGGAGGGCCAAGAAAGTACAAAGGGAGACCTAGGGAGCGCTCCTGCTGATCTGGCTCAAAATCACACTCTGTTGCTCCTGAGTAATCCGTACATCCTCTCTCTGGCTTGTCCATGTGGGTGCGGGGAGAAACCCACTCTTTTAACATCTTTTCACCACCCAGATCTGTAGTGCAAAGGTCTGGCTGAGGGGTGATCCATCTGGATCAGACCACACTGGAATGCCTCCCGACATCTGGGgcaac
Above is a genomic segment from Elgaria multicarinata webbii isolate HBS135686 ecotype San Diego chromosome 22, rElgMul1.1.pri, whole genome shotgun sequence containing:
- the METTL27 gene encoding methyltransferase-like protein 27, yielding MAASSNRNLAQVQRRVAELHHGTDPEQQLCFYDGWAPEYEQDVGVLEYQAPRLAAACLASAFQGPLEDALVLDVACGTGLVAQELQATGFHRFHGLDGSQEMLACAGKKGLYQELKRCLLGQEVLPAPEGCYDAVLIVGALSEGQVPISIVPELLRVTKPGGYLCLTTRDNQTNLRYKTELQQLMDELEQRGLWEKVVVQEVEKWERATSGQESTQGLDYISGVVYLYRKKRRSE